Proteins from a genomic interval of Coccinella septempunctata chromosome 2, icCocSept1.1, whole genome shotgun sequence:
- the LOC123307099 gene encoding high mobility group protein 20A, whose amino-acid sequence MDLAPQEPTPEIQNSSTNEVKLEDKVPDSSETSVVQANKNNKGKKRKKPKDSTAPRQPLTGYVRFLNDRREAVRTENPNSSFAEITKLLASEWSNLPVEKKQQYLDAAEQDRERYTKEYNAYKQTEAYKLFTAQQNEKKLKESKEEPKIQPSPVISSKENNDIEFNNFDIPIFTEEFLDHNKTRDAELRQLRKANTDLEQQNAVLQKHIENMKSAITKLENEMSQQEKNNCALQKHLDHIRSTLTSGFSVVKLPGIKEKPTVQSIDAYMTNLHSILLENNTNDANLLQTVRDVVARLEFSG is encoded by the exons ATGGACTTAGCACCTCAGGAGCCAACTCCTGAGATtcagaattcttcaacaaatgaAGTAAAATTGGAAGATAAAGTTCCAGATAGTTCTGAGACCTCTGTTGTGCAagctaataaaaataataaaggcaaaaaacgaaaaaagccTAAAGATAGCACCGCACCCAGGCAACCATTGACTG GTTATGTTAGATTCTTGAATGATCGCCGTGAAGCAGTTAGAACAGAAAATCCCAACTCCTCATTTGCTGAAATAACAAAACTCTTGGCTAGTGAATGGAGCAATTTACCTGTGGAAAAGAAACAACAGTACTTAGATGCTGCTGAGCAAGATAGGGAACGATACACTAAAGAATACAATGCATATAAGCAAACAGAGGCTTATAAACTTTTCACAGCTCAACAAAATGAGAAGAAATTGAAGGAAAGTAAAGAAGAACCAAAG ATTCAACCCAGCCCAGTTATTTCTTCTAAAGAAAACAACGATATAGAATTTAATAACTTTGATATTCCTATATTCACTGAAGAATTTTTGGATCACAATAAGACTAGAGATGCAGAATTGCGACAGTTAAGGAAGGCTAACACTGATCTTGAACAACAAAATGCTGTCTTACAGAAACAtattgaaaatatgaagtctGCAATCACTAAGTTAGAGAATGAGATGTCTCAGcaggaaaaaaataattgtgcATTACAAAAACATTTGGATCATATTCGATCTACACTAACATCTGGATTTTCTGTTGTAAAGTTGCCAG gtattaaagaaaaaCCAACAGTTCAAAGCATAGATGCTTATATGACAAATTTACATTCAATCTTATTGGAGAATAACACCAATGATGCAAACCTGTTACAAACTGTTCGTGATGTTGTTGCAAGATTAGAATTCAGTGGATGA
- the LOC123307103 gene encoding translin-associated protein X, whose protein sequence is MSKNRNRGYQNKKHGKFNNASVGDKAKEVLSNIDENNRVMRMFKDFSKELDQKHDRYERIVKLSRDITIESKRIIFSLHSTNTDMDDKKQSVFVDVETRLNNLMQTNFKQIALELHGLDPYLYQKAYTNGMQEFIEALVFYQYLKNGEIEPWEVINRNFVYENEEKVKIILHFSHYDFILGIADFTGELMRRCINNLGIGNVEDCFKLCDCVRYINAGFLGIISPGQKEIGRKVYTLKQSLAKMELVCYNLRIRGSEIPKHMLVSVLDTQQEMNDDEDEGFY, encoded by the exons ATGTCGAAAAACAGAAATAGAG gATATCAAAACAAGAAACATGGAAAATTCAACAATGCTTCTGTTGGGGACAAAGCTAAAGAAGTTTTATcaaatattgatgaaaataaCAGGGTCATGAGAATGTTCAAAGATTTTTCAAAGGAACTTGATCAAAAGCATGATCGATACGAAAGAATAGTCAAACTGAGCAGAGATATCACAATTGAAAGTAAAAGAATAATATTTAGTTTACATAGCACAAATACTGATAT GGATGACAAGAAACAATCAGTTTTTGTGGATGTAGAAACAAGATTGAATAACTTGATGCAGACAAATTTCAAGCAAATAGCATTGGAGCTACATGGACTAGATCCCTATTTGTATCAAAAAGCATACACAAATGGAATGCAGGAGTTTATTGAAGCTTTGGTTTTCTACCAGTACCTGAAAAATGGTGAAATTGAGCCTTGGGAGGTTATAAATCGTAATTTTGTTTATGAGAATGAAGAAAAGGTAAAAATTATTCTCCATTTTTCCCACTATGATTTCATATTGGGTATAGCGGATTTCACTGGGGAATTGATGAGGAGATGTATAAACAATCTAGGAATAGGGAATGTAGAAGATTGTTTCAAACTATGTGATTGTGTGAGATATATAAATGCAGGATTTTTGG GAATAATTTCACCAGGACAAAAAGAAATAGGCCGTAAGGTTTACACCCTAAAGCAGAGTTTGGCAAAAATGGAGTTGGTTTGTTATAATTTGAGAATTAGAGGAAGTGAAATTCCAAAACATATGTTAGTTTCTGTTTTGGATACACAACAAGAAATGAATGATGATGAAGATGAAGGTTTTTATTAA